The segment AAGGCCAGGTCCAGCTGGCCTCACCCAAGGTCTATGCCAGCATCGAGAACGAGAGCACCGCCGTCACCGGTTATCTGCTCTCCAGCCCTCCGAAGCTGGACCAAGCGCTATCGCTTATGGACACAATGCTCTCTGAGCTGACGCCGCTGTCCGGGGAACGGACATATACCGCGTGGGATGCGGCACTCATTCTGCTGCGCGAGGGGCTGGAGGCGATTCTTGTACTCGCCGCTCTCCTTGCCTACCTGCGCCGGGAAGCAGAACCGGCGGCCCGCCGCTGGGTCTGGTCCGGCGCAGCGGCAGGTCTGGCTGCAAGCATCGGCCTCGCCGTATTACTGACCTATTCCCTCTCCCAAGCCGCCTCCGGCGGAGCGCGTGAGCTGATCGAAGGCATCACCGGCCTCGTCGCTGTGGTCATGATGCTCACCGTCGGCCGCTGGCTGCATGGGAAATCCAGCACAGCGGCCTGGAATAAATATGTGGACCGCCAGATGCAAGGGGCCCTGGCCAAAGGCAATCTGTGGTACCTGTTCTTCATCGCTGCGCTGGCCATTCTGCGCGAAGGGGCGGAGACTACGATTTTCTATGCTGGGATGGCACCGGCCATTGACACCTCTCAGCTGCTGCTCGGGATTGGCAGTGCACTGGTGGTCCTGATTATCCTCGGCTATGCCATGATTGCACTGAGTGCCCGGTTGCCGGTTGCCGCCTTCTTCCGCGCCGCTACCGTACTGATCTACTATCTGGTGTTCCGTTTCCTTGGCGAGAGCCTCCACGCATTGCAGATCGCCGGCAAGCTGCCTGCCCATAACGGGCACAGTCTGCCTTCCATCGGCTGGCTTGGCATGTATCCGACCTGGGAGACCACCATCCCGCAGCTGCTGATTCTCGTCTTCATCCTATGGGAGCTGCTGCGGGGCAGACGTCCTGCCAACAGGACGAAGGCTGCTGGCGGGATCACTAAGTAAACATACTAATAGCTCTTCAGATTTAAACTTGTGAAAATCACTTTAACTAATCACTTTCTGATGATTTACCGCGCCCCGATTAGGGTGCAAGGGGTAGGCTTAATTGCACGCTGTACAACTAAATCGCCGGATGTGGCGCCGAATCACTGTTTAGCTGTATTTCGTGCAACTAAAATGCCTCTATACCTGGATTTCCGCCCATTCGGGCAAATGTAGTTGTACAGAATACAGTTAGAAGAGGAATGCCTTCCGTTTCACTG is part of the Paenibacillus sp. FSL M7-0420 genome and harbors:
- a CDS encoding FTR1 family iron permease, producing MIATDLFKPWRQFRAALLLLCLLVLLPGAPASASGAPLDELLPPVGSALVEAGQSRWAEAAADVDSFAALWRSANESTPDPALAGPAAEVDAALAAAAEALAGGGGAPAKAALSTLARSVDAFVTAAAGEGGGDTGAAGRAAAAKLLPAAERTRDAARSADWAAAAEAYRAVVNGWTPVERGIRADNPAVYGLLETKMSLLRIALQAEPVRGEAAQAESEALVTLLSGYSEGQAVDTGGVPAEPASIEGLISYLKQAFTAAQAGDSAAAADTMQQFIAAWPSAEGQVQLASPKVYASIENESTAVTGYLLSSPPKLDQALSLMDTMLSELTPLSGERTYTAWDAALILLREGLEAILVLAALLAYLRREAEPAARRWVWSGAAAGLAASIGLAVLLTYSLSQAASGGARELIEGITGLVAVVMMLTVGRWLHGKSSTAAWNKYVDRQMQGALAKGNLWYLFFIAALAILREGAETTIFYAGMAPAIDTSQLLLGIGSALVVLIILGYAMIALSARLPVAAFFRAATVLIYYLVFRFLGESLHALQIAGKLPAHNGHSLPSIGWLGMYPTWETTIPQLLILVFILWELLRGRRPANRTKAAGGITK